GTTATCCATCAACGCCTTGCAATTCAGGAGAGGTAGGACGATGTCATTTGAAGTGTTTGAGAAACTGGAAGCCAAAGTACAGCAGGCTGTTGATACTATCACCCTGCTGCAGATGGAAATCGAAGAGCTGAAAGACAAGAACAACCAACTTGCTCAGGAAGTTCAGAACGCCCAGGGCAGCCGCGAAGCGCTGGAGCACGAAAACCACCAGCTGCGCGAACAGCAGCATGTCTGGCAGGAACGCCTGCAGGCGCTGCTGGGAAAAATGGAAGAAGTGTGATTACCGCACTTTGAACCAAAAAGAACGGGCGCTCAGGGCGCCCGTTTTTGTTACTCGATATCCAGCGGATCTTCAGAAAGGATAATACCGGTATTGTCGGCGTAGAGATGGTCGCCGGAGAAGAAGGTCACGCCGCCGAAATTGACGCGCACGTCGCTTTCGCCGATGCCTTCGCCCGCAGCACCCACCGGGATCGCCGCCAGCGCCTGGATGCCGACATCCAGCTCCGCCAGATCGTCCACCTGACGCACCGCGCCGTAGACGACAAGCCCTTCCCATTCATTCTGCACCGCAAGGCGCG
The genomic region above belongs to Cronobacter malonaticus LMG 23826 and contains:
- the zapB gene encoding septal ring assembly protein ZapB, producing MSFEVFEKLEAKVQQAVDTITLLQMEIEELKDKNNQLAQEVQNAQGSREALEHENHQLREQQHVWQERLQALLGKMEEV
- the rraA gene encoding ribonuclease E activity regulator RraA, with the protein product MKYDTSELCDIYQEEVNVVEPLFSNFGGRSSFGGQIITVKCFEDNGLLYELLEENGRGRVLLVDGGGSVRRALIDAELARLAVQNEWEGLVVYGAVRQVDDLAELDVGIQALAAIPVGAAGEGIGESDVRVNFGGVTFFSGDHLYADNTGIILSEDPLDIE